A single window of Rhipicephalus microplus isolate Deutch F79 chromosome 5, USDA_Rmic, whole genome shotgun sequence DNA harbors:
- the LOC119173473 gene encoding uncharacterized protein LOC119173473, which translates to MVNLVFINAIRSRPEESLVAAPLCCVAVTPVLDTDRCFTPNYVRVLDPPSVRRGQLDTTASTSPRTWLRTTCCANESLGFFFFRISSTPFRVFSTNAPRLQFSAKPLPLQTPRTWVLAHMCATPSIHLDTAPRQTVPRTGLDVEQAPGTCAVKLT; encoded by the exons ATGGTTAATTTGGTCTTTATAAACGCGATACGCAGCAGACCTGAAGAATCACTCGTTGCCGCCCCTCTTTGCTGCGTGGCCGTGACACCCGTGCTGGATACAGACCGGTGCTTCACGCCGAACTATGTGCGCGTTCTCGACCCTCCCTCCGTTCGTCGAGGACAGCTGGACACGACCGCTTCCACGTCGCCGAGGACCTGGCTGAGGACAACGTGTTGCGCCAACGAAAG cctcggctttttttttttccgcatttCTTCGACGCCTTTTCGCGTGTTTTCAACGAACGCGCCTCGCCTTCAATTTTCCGCTAAACCGCTGCCTCTTCAG ACTCCCCGCACGTGGGTCTTGGCACACATGTGTGCGACTCCCAGCATCCATCTTGACACTGCGCCCAGACAAACCGTGCCGAGAACAGGACTCGATGTGGAACAGGCTCCGGGCACATGCGCAGTCAAGCTGACATAG
- the LOC119173959 gene encoding chitotriosidase-1 isoform X1, protein MRRVWRHLRVLLTLFVSEPETAEFSEGIQGGRDGIFFAEAAYRWLTNHRFDGLNLDWPYAGGPCGSSSDLSRYAALLRCLKTRFQSRFMLTVTVPGELEDVSRGLDLLAASEVADFLLLRSHRRRNMDRFQYDCPGHAVAPVFFALKALAPNVKICISISFEVRTCTVILGLCSRDSYQEN, encoded by the coding sequence ATGCGGAGAGTCTGGAGGCACCTGCGAGTGCTGTTGACGCTGTTCGTGAGTGAGCCCGAAACGGCCGAGTTCTCGGAGGGCATTCAGGGTGGCCGTGACGGGATCTTCTTCGCTGAGGCCGCGTACAGATGGCTCACGAATCACAGGTTCGACGGCCTCAACCTGGACTGGCCGTATGCCGGAGGTCCTTGTGGCTCTTCGTCCGACCTGAGCCGCTACGCGGCGCTCCTGAGGTGCTTGAAGACTCGCTTCCAGTCGCGCTTCATGCTAACGGTCACAGTACCCGGGGAACTCGAAGACGTAAGCAGGGGCCTGGACCTGCTCGCCGCCAGCGAGGTTGCCGACTTTTTGCTCCTGAGGTCCCACAGGCGCAGAAACATGGACCGTTTTCAGTACGACTGTCCCGGCCACGCGGTCGCTCCAGTGTTTTTCGCCTTAAAGGCTCTCGCTCCAAATGTCAAGATATGCATCTCAATTTCCTTCGAGGTTAGAACTTGTACAGTTATACTCGGGCTTTGTTCAAGAGATTCTTATCAAGAAAACTGA
- the LOC119173959 gene encoding uncharacterized protein LOC119173959 isoform X2: MSLARVMQGFARDYASSSPEIPCYGTDQQRNYGSGRRKHITLASTGLPILAQDVVLGDLGSEARGPRDELLFVPGTVADSLDCGDTTPTLLGLLHGPIESNPVEMAVLGAEKYVSRIRPDAMMTTPLYPRF; encoded by the coding sequence ATGTCCCTGGCGCGCGTCATGCAGGGCTTTGCCAGGGACTATGCCTCGTCCTCGCCGGAGATTCCTTGCTACGGCACGGACCAGCAGCGGAATTATGGCTCTGGCCGCCGCAAGCACATCACGTTGGCTTCAACGGGCCTCCCTATACTCGCTCAAGATGTTGTATTAGGCGACCTTGGCTCAGAAGCTAGAGGACCCCGCGACGAACTTCTCTTCGTACCAGGAACGGTTGCTGACAGCTTGGACTGCGGGGACACTACGCCGACGCTTCTGGGCTTGTTGCACGGTCCCATCGAGAGCAACCCCGTGGAGATGGCGGTGCTGGGCGCTGAAAAATACGTGAGCAGGATTCGTCCAGACGCCATGATGACTACACCTTTGTATCCGAGATTTTAA